The following nucleotide sequence is from Prosthecobacter sp..
CCTCGGCGTCGCCTGCGCGATCTATCTGAGTGAGTATGCGAAGCACGGCAAATTCCTCGAACTCGTGCGCCTGGCCATTTTGAACCTCGCAGGCGTTCCCTCGGTCGTGTTCGGCCTCTTCGGCCTCGGTGCCTTCGTTTTGACCGCGCCGGTGTTTGTCGATGTGCCTGCGGATCGTTCCGTCTTCGCCATTCCACTCGGTTTCACCACGCTCAGCTTCGAAGGCTGGGACACCTGCGTGCTGTCCGGCGGTTTCACGCTCGCCTTCGTCATTCTGCCCGTCATCATCACCGCCAGCGAGCAGTGCCTTCAAGCGGTGCCGCAAGGATTTCGCGAAACGTCGATGGCCCTCGGTGCCACGCGCTGGCAGACGATTCGCTACAGCGTGCTGCCCTTCGCCACGCCCGGCATTTTGACCTCCAGCATCCTCGGCATCGCCCGTGCGGCCGGTGAGACCGCGCCGATCATGTTCACCGCCGCGCTGGCCTTCAAAGACAAGCTGCCGTGGCAGAAAGATCTGCCGCCGCTGCCTGCTGACGCGTCCATCTTCGCGCATTGGGAGCAGAGCGTGTCGCGCTTCCTCGGCATCTTCACCGAGTCCGTTCAAGCGCTGCCGTATCACATCTACACCCTCGCCGCCAAGATTCCGCAGAACGAGTACTCCGAGCGCGCGCAATACGGCTCCGTCTTCGTCTTCCTCGTTCTCGTTGCCTCCCTGGCCGCCAGCTCGGTACTGCTGCGCAAACGTCTGCGGGCCAAGTACCGCTGGTAAACGCTTCTCCTCTCATGTCCGCCGATTCCACCGCTCAGACCACGCCACCACCTGTTGT
It contains:
- the pstA gene encoding phosphate ABC transporter permease PstA, whose translation is MNPVPTAENPFAGDNSGIQKRETAARWALRVGSYIVVIITLAIMLHIFIKGAPVTFQSKWPFVNTQFLTELPSQLHVIEDKQGNHYETGVNGADAIKKQLGDNFRSEKTIAYSGGGILGPIVGTALLVIVSVSVALFLGVACAIYLSEYAKHGKFLELVRLAILNLAGVPSVVFGLFGLGAFVLTAPVFVDVPADRSVFAIPLGFTTLSFEGWDTCVLSGGFTLAFVILPVIITASEQCLQAVPQGFRETSMALGATRWQTIRYSVLPFATPGILTSSILGIARAAGETAPIMFTAALAFKDKLPWQKDLPPLPADASIFAHWEQSVSRFLGIFTESVQALPYHIYTLAAKIPQNEYSERAQYGSVFVFLVLVASLAASSVLLRKRLRAKYRW